One genomic segment of Fusobacterium nucleatum includes these proteins:
- the hrcA gene encoding heat-inducible transcriptional repressor HrcA, whose protein sequence is MGISEREKLVLNAIVDYYLTVGDTIGSRTLVKKYGIELSSATIRNVMADLEDMGFIEKTHTSSGRIPTDMGYKYYLTELLKVEKITQEEIENISNVYNRRVDELENILKKTSTLLSKLTNYAGIAVEPKPDNKKVSRVELVYIDEYLIMAIIVMDDRRVKTKNIHLPYPISREEVEKKVDELNIKIRNNEIAINDIEKFFTESTDIIYEYDDEDELSKYFINNLPSMLKNENIAEVTDVIEFFNERKDIRELFEKLIEQKAQENSKSNVNVILGDELGIKELEDFSFVYSIYDIGGAQGIIGVMGPKRMAYSKTMGLINHVSREVNKLINSMEKDKNKKV, encoded by the coding sequence ATGGGAATTTCTGAAAGAGAAAAACTTGTTCTCAATGCTATTGTAGATTATTATCTTACAGTTGGGGACACAATAGGTTCCAGAACATTGGTAAAAAAATATGGAATAGAACTCTCATCTGCTACAATACGTAATGTTATGGCTGATTTAGAGGATATGGGCTTTATTGAAAAAACTCATACTTCATCAGGGCGTATTCCAACAGATATGGGATACAAATATTACCTAACAGAGCTTCTAAAAGTAGAAAAGATAACACAGGAAGAGATAGAAAATATTAGCAATGTGTATAATCGTAGAGTTGATGAATTAGAAAATATTTTGAAAAAAACTTCTACTCTACTTTCAAAGTTGACTAATTATGCAGGTATAGCTGTTGAGCCAAAGCCTGATAATAAAAAAGTTAGCAGGGTGGAGCTCGTTTATATAGATGAATATTTAATTATGGCAATTATTGTTATGGATGATAGAAGAGTTAAGACAAAAAATATTCACTTACCTTATCCAATTTCAAGAGAAGAAGTTGAAAAGAAAGTTGATGAATTAAATATTAAGATTAGAAATAATGAAATTGCTATAAATGATATAGAAAAGTTTTTTACAGAAAGTACAGATATTATTTATGAATATGATGATGAAGATGAACTTAGTAAATACTTTATAAATAATCTTCCAAGTATGTTAAAAAATGAAAATATTGCAGAAGTTACAGATGTAATTGAATTTTTCAATGAAAGAAAAGATATAAGAGAATTATTTGAAAAACTTATAGAACAAAAAGCACAGGAAAATTCAAAATCAAATGTAAATGTAATTCTTGGAGATGAGTTAGGTATAAAAGAATTAGAAGATTTTAGTTTTGTCTATTCAATATATGATATAGGTGGAGCACAAGGTATAATTGGAGTTATGGGACCTAAAAGAATGGCGTATTCTAAAACAATGGGACTTATAAACCATGTAAGTAGAGAGGTTAATAAATTGATTAATTCAATGGAAAAGGATAAAAATAAAAAAGTTTAG
- the dnaJ gene encoding molecular chaperone DnaJ, with the protein MAKRDYYEVLGIDKNASENDIKKAYRKAAMKYHPDKFANASDAEKKDAEEKFKEINEAYQILSDSQKKQQYDQFGHAAFEQGGAGFGGGFNAGGFDFGDIFGDIFGGGGFGGFEGFNGFGGSSRRSYAEPGNDLRYNLEITLEEAAKGVEKTIKYKRTGKCEHCHGTGGEDDKMKTCPTCNGQGTIRTQQRTILGVMQSQSVCPDCHGKGKVPEKKCKHCHGTGTAKETVEKKVSVPAGIDEGQKLKYAGLGEASQNGGPNGDLYIVIRIKSHDIFLRDGENLYCEVPISYSTAVLGGEVEIPTLNGKKMIKVPEGTESGKLLKVKGEGIKSLRGYGQGDIIVKITIETPKKLTDKQKELLQKFEESLNEKNYEQKSSFMKKVKKFFKDIID; encoded by the coding sequence ATGGCAAAAAGAGACTATTATGAAGTCCTTGGAATAGATAAAAATGCAAGTGAAAATGATATAAAGAAGGCATATAGAAAAGCTGCTATGAAGTATCATCCTGATAAGTTTGCAAATGCAAGTGATGCAGAAAAGAAAGATGCAGAAGAAAAGTTTAAGGAAATAAATGAGGCTTATCAAATTCTTTCTGATAGCCAAAAGAAACAACAATATGACCAATTTGGACATGCTGCCTTTGAACAAGGTGGAGCAGGTTTTGGTGGTGGCTTTAATGCGGGAGGCTTTGACTTCGGAGATATTTTTGGAGATATCTTTGGTGGTGGTGGCTTTGGAGGTTTTGAAGGATTTAATGGTTTTGGTGGTTCTTCAAGAAGAAGCTATGCTGAGCCTGGAAATGATTTAAGATATAATCTTGAAATAACTTTGGAAGAAGCTGCAAAAGGTGTAGAAAAAACTATTAAATACAAGAGAACTGGAAAATGTGAACATTGTCATGGAACAGGTGGAGAAGATGATAAAATGAAAACTTGTCCTACTTGTAATGGGCAAGGAACAATCAGAACTCAACAAAGAACTATATTAGGTGTAATGCAATCTCAATCAGTTTGTCCTGACTGTCATGGAAAAGGAAAAGTACCTGAAAAGAAATGTAAACACTGTCATGGAACAGGAACTGCAAAAGAAACTGTTGAAAAGAAAGTTAGTGTGCCAGCTGGTATAGATGAAGGACAAAAATTAAAATATGCAGGTTTAGGAGAAGCTAGTCAAAATGGTGGACCTAATGGTGATTTATATATAGTTATTAGAATTAAATCTCATGATATTTTTCTAAGAGATGGAGAAAATTTATATTGTGAAGTTCCTATTTCATATTCAACTGCTGTCCTAGGTGGAGAAGTTGAAATTCCAACTTTAAATGGTAAGAAAATGATTAAAGTTCCAGAAGGAACAGAAAGTGGAAAATTACTTAAAGTCAAAGGTGAAGGTATAAAATCTCTTAGAGGTTATGGACAAGGGGACATAATTGTAAAAATCACAATAGAAACTCCAAAGAAACTTACAGATAAGCAAAAAGAATTATTACAAAAATTTGAAGAAAGTTTAAATGAAAAAAATTATGAGCAAAAATCTAGTTTTATGAAAAAAGTAAAAAAATTCTTTAAAGATATAATTGATTGA
- a CDS encoding methylated-DNA--[protein]-cysteine S-methyltransferase, protein MKNIKGISFLYNEEIGYLEIIEEKDGISEISFLGNIDIKTRKNLYNIFNESPLTKKCSQQLEEYFNGKRKEFNIELDVRGTEFQKQCWDALARVPYGETISYSDEAKMIGNDKAVRAVGSANGKNCIPIIIPCHRIVYKGGEIGGYSGGEGGNKGIEIKKYLLELEKKFK, encoded by the coding sequence ATGAAAAATATTAAAGGAATTTCATTTTTATACAATGAAGAAATAGGTTATTTAGAAATAATTGAAGAAAAAGATGGTATAAGTGAAATTAGTTTTTTAGGCAATATAGATATTAAAACAAGAAAAAATCTATATAATATTTTTAATGAATCTCCTTTAACAAAAAAATGTAGTCAACAATTAGAAGAATATTTTAATGGAAAGAGAAAAGAATTTAATATTGAATTAGATGTTAGAGGAACTGAATTTCAAAAACAGTGTTGGGATGCTTTAGCAAGAGTACCTTATGGAGAAACTATTTCATACAGTGATGAAGCTAAGATGATAGGAAATGACAAAGCAGTTAGAGCTGTTGGTTCAGCTAATGGTAAAAACTGTATTCCAATAATTATTCCTTGTCATAGAATAGTTTATAAAGGTGGAGAAATAGGTGGATATAGCGGTGGTGAAGGCGGTAATAAAGGTATTGAAATAAAAAAATATCTATTAGAGCTTGAAAAAAAGTTTAAATAA
- the grpE gene encoding nucleotide exchange factor GrpE, producing MKDKDIKEEVLKEEENKEVTEEQKKEEVKEEAHEHKHDEHTCCGKHGHKHNDEEIGKLKAEIEEWKNSFLRKQADFQNFTKRKEKEVEELKKFASEKIITQFLGSLDNFERAIESSVESKDFDSLLQGVEMIVRNLKDIMSGEDVEEIPTEGAFNPEYHHAVGVETSDDKKEDEIVKVLQKGYMMKGKVIRPAMVTVCKK from the coding sequence ATGAAAGATAAAGATATTAAAGAGGAAGTTTTGAAGGAGGAAGAGAATAAAGAAGTTACTGAGGAACAAAAAAAAGAAGAGGTAAAAGAAGAAGCTCATGAACATAAACATGATGAACATACTTGTTGTGGTAAACATGGGCATAAACATAATGATGAAGAAATAGGAAAGTTAAAAGCTGAAATAGAAGAATGGAAAAATAGTTTTCTAAGAAAACAAGCTGATTTTCAAAATTTTACCAAGAGAAAAGAAAAAGAAGTTGAAGAACTTAAAAAATTTGCTTCTGAAAAAATTATTACTCAATTTTTAGGAAGTTTAGATAATTTTGAAAGAGCTATTGAATCTTCTGTTGAAAGTAAAGATTTCGATTCACTACTACAAGGTGTTGAAATGATAGTGAGAAATCTAAAAGATATCATGTCTGGTGAAGATGTTGAAGAAATACCAACAGAAGGAGCTTTCAATCCAGAATATCATCATGCAGTTGGTGTTGAAACAAGTGATGATAAAAAAGAAGACGAAATTGTAAAAGTATTACAAAAAGGTTATATGATGAAAGGTAAAGTTATCAGACCAGCAATGGTTACAGTGTGTAAAAAATAA
- a CDS encoding radical SAM protein: protein MYKHVFGPVPSRRLGVSLGVDLVVSKSCNLNCIFCECGATKKIQLERQRFKDMDEILNEIQSVLKNIKPDYITFSGSGEPTLSLDLGNISKAIKEDLKYKGKICLITNSLLLANEQVIKELEYIDLIVPTLNTLKQDIFEKIVRPDYRTSVDQIKKGFINLNNSYYKGKIWIEIFILENINDSEENFIEIADFLNSENIRYDKIQLNTIDRVGAERDLKAISSDKIFKAKKILEENRLHNIEIIKSLNELDEGKKILINQELLDNMKQKRLYQEEEINKIFKKS from the coding sequence ATGTATAAACATGTTTTTGGACCTGTTCCATCAAGAAGATTAGGTGTATCTTTAGGAGTTGATTTAGTAGTTAGTAAAAGTTGTAACCTTAATTGTATCTTCTGTGAGTGTGGTGCTACCAAAAAAATTCAATTAGAAAGACAAAGATTTAAAGATATGGATGAAATATTAAATGAAATTCAATCTGTTTTAAAGAATATAAAACCTGACTACATTACATTTTCTGGAAGTGGAGAACCTACTTTAAGTTTAGACTTAGGAAATATATCAAAAGCTATAAAAGAAGATTTAAAATATAAGGGGAAAATTTGCCTTATAACTAATAGTTTACTTTTAGCTAATGAGCAAGTAATAAAAGAATTAGAATACATTGACTTAATTGTCCCAACACTTAATACTTTAAAACAAGATATATTTGAAAAAATTGTTAGACCTGATTATAGAACAAGTGTAGATCAGATAAAGAAAGGTTTTATTAATCTAAATAACTCTTACTATAAAGGAAAAATTTGGATAGAAATTTTTATTTTAGAAAATATTAATGATAGTGAAGAAAATTTTATTGAAATAGCTGATTTTTTAAACTCAGAAAATATTAGATATGATAAAATACAGTTAAATACTATTGATAGAGTTGGAGCAGAAAGAGATTTAAAAGCTATAAGCTCTGATAAAATTTTTAAGGCTAAAAAAATTTTAGAAGAAAATAGATTACATAATATTGAAATAATCAAGAGTTTGAACGAATTAGATGAGGGCAAAAAAATTTTGATAAATCAAGAACTTTTAGATAACATGAAACAAAAAAGATTATATCAAGAAGAAGAAATCAACAAAATTTTTAAAAAAAGTTAA
- a CDS encoding ATP-binding protein — MNFINREKELETLNKEYKKDNSFVVLYGRRRVGKTTLIKEFIKGKKAFYFFADKQNENLQIERFKNQISEYFKDEFLKKIEIKDWDTVFDYLLTKISNEKIILVIDEFQYLCMTNKDFSSIFQRIYDEKLKDKNIMIILCGSLISMIYSETLAYESPLYGRRSAQIKLQAIKFKYYNEFFKNKSIQELIELYSITGGVPKYILSLDRNKSALYNIENNIFDKNNYLYSEPKFLLQEEVNDLSRYFSILNAISIGHTKMSAISSYLQINAGGLSPYISKLIDLDILEKESPISENIENTKKVLYKIKDNYLKFWFSYVYPYQSYLEIGNLTYIKNKIENEFDLYVSKIYEDLARESVWENMKFPLVKVGRWWDKDTEIDIVALGEDNKIVFGKCKYSKKQVGLNILNELKEKSKKVIWKNDKRKEYYIIFSKSGFSQDLIELAKKENYITLKELL, encoded by the coding sequence ATGAATTTTATTAATAGAGAAAAAGAACTAGAAACTCTTAATAAGGAATATAAAAAAGATAATAGTTTTGTTGTTCTATATGGAAGAAGAAGAGTTGGAAAGACAACTTTGATAAAAGAATTTATAAAAGGTAAGAAAGCATTTTATTTTTTTGCAGATAAACAAAATGAAAATTTACAAATTGAAAGATTTAAAAACCAAATATCAGAATATTTTAAAGATGAATTTTTAAAGAAAATAGAAATAAAAGATTGGGATACAGTTTTTGATTATTTATTGACAAAGATTTCCAATGAAAAAATTATTCTAGTAATAGATGAATTTCAATATTTGTGTATGACTAATAAAGATTTTTCTTCTATTTTTCAAAGAATATATGATGAGAAATTAAAAGATAAAAATATTATGATTATTTTATGTGGTTCTTTAATTTCAATGATATATTCAGAAACTTTAGCTTATGAAAGTCCACTATATGGAAGAAGAAGTGCTCAAATAAAACTTCAGGCTATAAAATTTAAGTATTATAATGAGTTTTTTAAAAATAAATCCATTCAAGAATTGATAGAACTATATTCTATAACAGGAGGAGTGCCTAAGTATATTTTAAGTTTAGATAGAAATAAATCAGCCTTATATAATATTGAAAACAATATTTTTGATAAAAATAATTATCTGTACTCTGAACCAAAATTCTTATTACAAGAGGAAGTAAATGATTTATCTAGGTATTTTTCTATTTTAAATGCCATATCAATAGGACATACAAAGATGTCAGCTATATCTTCATATTTGCAAATAAATGCAGGGGGGCTATCTCCATATATTTCAAAACTTATAGATTTAGATATACTTGAAAAAGAAAGTCCTATCAGTGAGAATATAGAAAACACAAAAAAGGTTTTATATAAGATAAAAGATAATTATTTAAAGTTCTGGTTTTCTTATGTTTATCCATATCAAAGCTATCTTGAAATTGGAAATTTAACTTATATTAAAAATAAAATTGAAAATGAGTTCGATTTATATGTATCAAAAATTTATGAAGATTTAGCCAGAGAAAGTGTATGGGAAAATATGAAGTTTCCTTTAGTTAAAGTGGGTAGATGGTGGGATAAAGATACAGAAATTGATATTGTAGCTTTAGGAGAAGATAATAAAATTGTTTTTGGAAAATGTAAATATTCTAAAAAACAAGTAGGTTTAAATATTTTAAATGAATTAAAGGAAAAATCTAAAAAAGTTATATGGAAGAATGATAAAAGAAAAGAATACTATATAATATTTTCAAAATCTGGTTTTAGCCAAGATTTAATTGAATTGGCTAAGAAAGAAAATTATATCACACTTAAAGAACTCCTATAA
- the dnaK gene encoding molecular chaperone DnaK, translated as MSKIIGIDLGTTNSCVAVMEGGSATIIPNSEGARTTPSVVNIKDNGEVVVGEIAKRQAVTNPTSTVSSIKTHMGSDYKVEIFGKKYTPQEISAKTLQKLKKDAEAYLGEEVKEAVITVPAYFTDSQRQATKDAGTIAGLDVKRIINEPTAAALAYGLEKKKEEKVLVFDLGGGTFDVSVLEISDGVIEVISTAGNNHLGGDDFDNEIIKWLVAEFKKENGIDLSNDKMAYQRLKDAAEKAKKELSTLMETSISLPFITMDATGPKHLEMKLTRAKFNDLTKHLVEATQGPTKTALKDASLEANQIDEILLVGGSTRIPAVQEWVENFFGKKPNKGINPDEVVAAGAAIQGGVLMGDVKDVLLLDVTPLSLGIETLGGVFTKMIEKNTTIPVKKSQVYSTAVDNQPAVTINVLQGERSRAADNHKLGEFNLEGIPAAPRGVPQIEVTFDIDANGIVHVSAKDLGTGKENKVTISGSSNLSKEEIERMTKEAEAHAEEDKKFQELVEARNKADQLISATEKTLKENPDKVSEEDKKNIEAAIEELKKVKDGDDKSAIDSAIEKLSQASHKFAEELYKEAQAQAQAQQQARANAGSDKKDEDVAEAEVVD; from the coding sequence ATGAGTAAAATAATAGGAATTGACTTAGGAACAACAAATTCTTGTGTAGCAGTAATGGAAGGTGGAAGTGCAACAATAATACCAAATTCTGAAGGAGCAAGAACAACTCCATCAGTTGTAAATATTAAAGATAATGGAGAAGTAGTTGTAGGGGAAATAGCAAAAAGACAAGCTGTTACAAATCCTACTTCAACTGTAAGTTCAATCAAAACTCATATGGGTTCTGATTACAAAGTAGAAATTTTTGGAAAGAAATATACTCCACAAGAAATTTCTGCTAAAACATTACAAAAATTAAAGAAAGATGCTGAAGCTTACTTAGGAGAAGAAGTTAAAGAAGCAGTTATCACAGTACCAGCTTACTTTACTGACTCTCAAAGACAAGCTACAAAAGATGCTGGAACAATAGCAGGTTTAGATGTAAAGAGAATTATAAATGAACCAACTGCTGCTGCTCTTGCTTATGGACTTGAAAAGAAAAAAGAAGAAAAAGTATTAGTATTTGACCTTGGTGGAGGAACATTTGATGTATCTGTTCTTGAAATATCAGATGGTGTTATAGAAGTTATATCAACAGCTGGAAACAACCACTTAGGTGGAGATGATTTTGATAATGAAATTATAAAGTGGCTAGTTGCAGAATTTAAAAAAGAAAATGGAATTGATTTATCAAATGATAAAATGGCTTACCAAAGACTAAAAGATGCTGCTGAAAAAGCTAAAAAAGAATTATCAACATTAATGGAAACTTCAATTTCATTACCATTCATAACTATGGATGCAACAGGGCCTAAACATTTAGAAATGAAATTGACAAGAGCAAAATTTAATGATTTAACAAAACATCTTGTTGAAGCAACACAAGGACCTACAAAAACAGCTTTAAAAGATGCGAGTCTTGAAGCTAATCAAATAGATGAAATCTTACTTGTTGGAGGTTCTACAAGAATACCAGCAGTTCAAGAATGGGTTGAAAACTTCTTTGGAAAGAAACCTAATAAGGGAATAAACCCTGATGAAGTTGTTGCTGCAGGTGCTGCAATACAAGGTGGAGTATTAATGGGAGATGTTAAAGATGTATTACTTCTTGATGTAACTCCATTATCATTAGGAATTGAAACTCTTGGTGGAGTATTTACAAAGATGATAGAAAAGAATACTACTATCCCAGTTAAGAAATCTCAAGTGTACTCAACAGCTGTGGATAACCAACCAGCAGTTACTATAAATGTATTACAAGGAGAAAGATCGAGAGCTGCTGATAACCATAAATTAGGAGAATTTAATCTTGAAGGTATCCCTGCTGCTCCAAGAGGTGTACCTCAAATAGAAGTTACATTTGATATAGATGCCAATGGTATAGTTCATGTATCTGCAAAAGATTTAGGAACAGGAAAAGAAAATAAAGTAACTATTTCTGGTTCAAGTAACCTTTCAAAAGAAGAAATTGAAAGAATGACTAAGGAAGCAGAAGCACATGCTGAGGAAGATAAGAAATTCCAAGAATTAGTAGAAGCTAGAAATAAAGCAGACCAATTGATCTCTGCTACTGAAAAGACTTTAAAAGAAAATCCTGATAAAGTAAGTGAAGAAGATAAGAAAAATATAGAAGCTGCTATTGAAGAATTAAAGAAAGTTAAAGATGGTGATGATAAATCAGCAATAGATTCAGCTATTGAAAAATTATCTCAAGCATCTCATAAATTTGCAGAAGAATTATATAAAGAAGCTCAAGCACAGGCTCAAGCTCAACAACAAGCAAGAGCTAATGCAGGTTCTGACAAAAAAGATGAAGATGTAGCAGAAGCAGAAGTTGTAGACTAA
- a CDS encoding ABC transporter substrate-binding protein — protein MYISKSMSIKSIVEKYPETIPVFTNIGFKGLDNPAVLQKLEEQNITLEKAMMIKKEDVDAFIPMLQQAIASVEREDEGVKEASLMGLLPCPVRIPLLEGFEKYLADNKDIKVKYELKAAYSGLGWIKDEVIDKNDIDKLADMFISAGFDLFFDKDLMGKFKEQGIFKDMTGIEKYNTDFDNENIHLKDPHGDYSMIGVVPAIFIVNKAALDGREVPRAWADLLKPEFAKSVSLPIADFDLFNSILIHIYKLYGFEGVKNLGRSLLSNLHPAQMVEAKEPVVTIMPYFFSKMIPEKGPKEVIWPKEGAIISPIFMLTKASKAKELDKIIKFMSGKAVGDTLANQGLFPSVHPEVKNPVNGRPMLWVGWDFIYSNDMGELIKKCEETFKEGAGE, from the coding sequence ATGTATATAAGCAAATCAATGTCAATAAAATCAATAGTGGAGAAATATCCAGAAACAATACCTGTTTTCACAAATATTGGATTTAAAGGTTTAGATAACCCAGCAGTTTTACAAAAACTAGAAGAACAAAATATAACATTGGAAAAAGCAATGATGATAAAAAAAGAAGATGTAGATGCTTTTATTCCAATGTTACAACAGGCAATAGCTTCTGTTGAAAGAGAAGATGAAGGAGTGAAAGAAGCTTCACTTATGGGACTTTTACCTTGTCCGGTTAGAATACCTTTATTAGAAGGTTTTGAAAAATATCTAGCAGACAATAAAGATATAAAGGTTAAATATGAATTAAAAGCTGCTTACTCAGGGCTTGGTTGGATAAAAGATGAAGTAATAGATAAAAATGATATAGATAAACTAGCAGATATGTTTATTTCAGCTGGTTTTGACTTGTTCTTTGATAAAGATTTAATGGGGAAATTTAAAGAACAAGGAATATTCAAAGATATGACAGGTATTGAAAAATACAATACAGATTTTGATAATGAAAATATTCACTTAAAAGATCCTCATGGAGATTATTCAATGATAGGTGTTGTTCCTGCTATCTTTATAGTTAATAAAGCAGCATTAGATGGTAGAGAAGTTCCAAGAGCTTGGGCAGATTTATTAAAACCTGAATTTGCAAAATCTGTTTCTTTACCAATAGCAGACTTTGACTTATTCAATTCAATACTTATACATATTTATAAATTATATGGTTTTGAAGGAGTTAAAAATTTAGGAAGGTCTTTACTTTCAAATTTACATCCTGCTCAAATGGTTGAAGCAAAAGAACCAGTAGTAACAATAATGCCTTATTTCTTCTCTAAAATGATACCAGAAAAAGGGCCAAAAGAAGTTATATGGCCAAAAGAAGGAGCAATTATATCTCCAATATTTATGTTAACTAAGGCATCAAAAGCAAAAGAATTAGATAAAATTATTAAATTTATGAGTGGAAAAGCAGTTGGAGATACACTAGCTAATCAAGGTTTATTCCCAAGTGTACACCCAGAAGTAAAAAATCCAGTAAATGGTAGACCAATGCTTTGGGTTGGTTGGGACTTTATCTATTCAAATGATATGGGAGAATTAATTAAAAAATGTGAAGAAACATTTAAAGAAGGAGCAGGAGAATAA
- a CDS encoding flavodoxin, giving the protein MAKSLIVYYSLGGKTKKVVDILEKLTNADVYEIELEKPYSKLTAYTIGLGHCKIGYEPSIKDEIDLSVYDKIFIGAPTWWFTYAPPINSFIKKYDLTDKIIYPFGTATSNFGAYFERFNKECKAKEIKKPLKILRSTLKNGLEEAVKSWLNEEYNK; this is encoded by the coding sequence ATGGCTAAATCATTGATTGTTTATTATTCCTTGGGTGGAAAAACAAAAAAAGTTGTTGATATATTAGAGAAGCTGACTAATGCAGATGTATATGAAATAGAATTAGAAAAACCTTATAGTAAATTAACAGCTTACACAATAGGATTAGGACATTGTAAAATTGGATATGAGCCTTCAATAAAGGATGAGATTGATTTATCTGTCTATGATAAAATTTTTATTGGTGCTCCAACTTGGTGGTTTACTTATGCACCTCCCATTAATTCTTTTATAAAGAAATATGATTTAACTGACAAAATTATTTATCCTTTTGGAACTGCTACAAGTAATTTTGGAGCATATTTTGAAAGATTTAATAAAGAATGTAAAGCAAAAGAGATAAAAAAGCCATTAAAAATTTTGAGATCTACACTTAAAAATGGTTTAGAAGAAGCAGTTAAATCATGGTTAAATGAAGAATATAATAAGTAA